A window of Gudongella oleilytica genomic DNA:
CCTGAGGGAAGCTTTCGGTGATTTCGACTATTACCTTAGAGAACCTAACACCTATAATGACGATTTGACGTTCCAGCTGGCGTTTCTTGAAGCCTTCAATGAAAAAGGTGCTGATATTACTTCAAAGGAGATAGCTCTTAAATGGGCTGGACTGGTTCCAGCCGGCTGGTCTGCTGAAGAGTTTGCACTAAGAAACATCAAGCAGGGTGTATTCCCGCCTGAGAGTGGAAGGTGGAACAATCCGTTCAACGAATGGATAGGTGCTCAGATGCGAGGGGCTATATGCGGTATGGTTGCTCCCGGAGATCCGGGGCTTGCCGCCAGGTTAGCATGGACAGACGGAGAGGTGTCCCATGCCAACAACGGCATACTTGGCGAGGTTTTCAATGCAGTTATGTTATCATTGGCCTTTGTTGAGAAGGACACAAGGAAGGTGCTTCTATCTGCCATTGAACTGATCCCAAAGGACAGTGAGTATCGGTCAGTACTTGATTTTGCACTCCATTCCTGCAGAAACAGTGAAAATTGGGAAGCTGCCATGGAGGCATGCGAGGAGAAGTATATCCGATACAATTGGATACACTCCTATCCCAATGCATGTGCGGAGGTAATAGCTTTGTACTTTGGGGAGGGTGATTTTACCAAGACCCTTAAGATCATATCTCAGGCGGGAGTTGACGTGGACTGCAACGCAGCACAGATAATGCCTGTAATCGGCATCCGGGAGGGAACCTCAGGGATACCTGAGAGGTATATGCACGAGGCCTTCCTTGATATAAAAACCTATATGCGATATCCGAGGCATTTGACCTTGGATGAGCTTGTGGATGCAACGGTAAAAAATGCAGTCAGATAAGAAATAGGAGGGAAACTATGAAAAAAGCTTTGGCACTACTGTTGATCATTACCATGGCCATAGGTCTTGCGGCCTGTGGAACGACCGCACCTGAACAACCGGCAGGTGCAGGAGATGAGCCTTTGAGAGTTGCTTTGCTTCTTAACGGGACATTGGGCGACAAGTCCTTCTTCGATTCAGCGGACAGAGGTCTGCAAATGGCGAAGGAGAAGTATGGAGACAGATTTGAGTACGCAACGGTCGAGATGACCACAGACGAGACAAAATGGCTTCCCACATTGTATGACTATGCAGATGACGGAACCTGGGACATCATAATCGTCGGAACCTGGCAGATGGCTGAGCCTTTGGCGGAGGTAGCACCTCAGTATCCGGACCAAAAATTCTTTATTTTTGACCAGGATGTGGATTATACAGCTGGTGACTTTGGAAACATTTATTCAATATTATATAAGCAAAACGAGGGTTCTTTCCTTGCCGGAGCCATTGCTGCAAGACTAAGCGAGACCAAGACCATAGGATTCCTTGGCGGAGCTGAAAACCCTGTTATCAACGACTTCCTTCTCGGATATATCCAGGGGGCGAAGTACGTCGAGGAAAATATCAAGGTGGTAGTATCCTTCGTAGGCAACTTCTACGACACACCAAAGGGCAAGGATCTTGCGCTTTCACAATATCAGCAAAACGGGGTGGATGTAGGATTTAACGTTGCTGGATTAGCCGGGCTTGGGCAAATAGACGCGGCTCAGGAGGTGGGGAAATTTGCAATAGGGGTTGACTCAGACCAGGCGCTTATCCTGGGAGAGCCTGCAGCTAATTTCATACCAACATCTATGCTTAAGAATGTTGATCAGTCGATCTTAAGAGCAATCGATCTTGAGTATGAAGGCAAAGTCCCATACGGCCAGGCTGAAACTTTAGGTATAGCTGAGAATGGAGTAGGTATCGCAGACAATGAATATTATCAGAAGCTTGTACCCCAGGAGATAAGGGATGAGGTAACTGAGCTGTCAGAGAAAATTCTAAGCGGCGAGATCATCGTTGACACCGCATTCGGCAAGACAAATGAAGAGATCCAGGCAATA
This region includes:
- a CDS encoding ADP-ribosylglycohydrolase family protein; translated protein: MKAWEMASRLYRNAKPVILGEEEQTWEVMKSVSGFYDQLAGLDWKSNVPGSGAPETIMVAAVQALENRGYIVEDSEELLMEGLRAYDDKDFIRLHQISALMRKRLLEAKKNPDSPYWSYKYYHNFEEYEKNVNFPDPIKLQDLNDDFRDRIKAAWLSQLIGAAMGTQLEGYTRESLREAFGDFDYYLREPNTYNDDLTFQLAFLEAFNEKGADITSKEIALKWAGLVPAGWSAEEFALRNIKQGVFPPESGRWNNPFNEWIGAQMRGAICGMVAPGDPGLAARLAWTDGEVSHANNGILGEVFNAVMLSLAFVEKDTRKVLLSAIELIPKDSEYRSVLDFALHSCRNSENWEAAMEACEEKYIRYNWIHSYPNACAEVIALYFGEGDFTKTLKIISQAGVDVDCNAAQIMPVIGIREGTSGIPERYMHEAFLDIKTYMRYPRHLTLDELVDATVKNAVR
- a CDS encoding BMP family ABC transporter substrate-binding protein yields the protein MKKALALLLIITMAIGLAACGTTAPEQPAGAGDEPLRVALLLNGTLGDKSFFDSADRGLQMAKEKYGDRFEYATVEMTTDETKWLPTLYDYADDGTWDIIIVGTWQMAEPLAEVAPQYPDQKFFIFDQDVDYTAGDFGNIYSILYKQNEGSFLAGAIAARLSETKTIGFLGGAENPVINDFLLGYIQGAKYVEENIKVVVSFVGNFYDTPKGKDLALSQYQQNGVDVGFNVAGLAGLGQIDAAQEVGKFAIGVDSDQALILGEPAANFIPTSMLKNVDQSILRAIDLEYEGKVPYGQAETLGIAENGVGIADNEYYQKLVPQEIRDEVTELSEKILSGEIIVDTAFGKTNEEIQAIKDSVK